The Oceaniferula flava genome contains the following window.
TCGAAGAGGCAATTTGCCTCTTCTTCTTCACTCTCTCAAGGCGGTTCTGAACCGCCGCTACACAACCCGCAGGAGGGCTGATCCATCCAGGGTCGGCTCGACCGCACTGCAAACAAAACAATGAGCAAAAAAAGCAAACGCTACCAGAAGGCGGCTGAACTTGTCGATATCGACAAGCAATACGGCCTCGAAGACGCAGTGGGACTGATCAAGAAGTTCCCTGCACCCAAGTTTGACCCCACCGTCACTCTTTCTTTCAAACTCGGCGTCGATCCTCGTAAGAGTGATCAGATGGTCCGTGGCTCCGTTGCCCTGCCACACGGCACCGGTAAGCAAGTCAAGGTCGTCGTATTCGCCACCGGTGATGCCGCCAAGGCCGCTGAAGCCGCAGGTGCTGACGAAGTCGGCATGGAAGATCTGATCAAGAAAGTGCAAGAAGGCTTCACCGATTTCGATGCTGCCATCGCCACTCCAGATGCCATGCTCGAAGTTCGTAAGATCGCCCGTGTTCTCGGACCACGCGGTCTGATGCCTAACCCGAAAACAGGCACCGTCACCGAAGACACCGCTGCCGCAGTGAATGCTGTGAAAGCTGGTCGCATCGACTACAAACTCGACAAAAACGGCAACATCGCCGCGGCTGTCGGTAAAGCATCCTTCAGCGAAGCTCAACTGACCGAAAACACCAACGCTCTCCTCGACAGCGTGGTGAAGGCCAAGCCTGCTTCTGCCAAAGGTAACTACATCGAAAACGTCACCCTTTCCGCCAGCATGTGCCCGGGTGTGGCTCTCGATTCCTCCCTCTACGCAATCAACTAACCTACCAAGGAGAAACGACTAATGAATCCTGATAAAAAATACATCATCGATGAGCTCTTCGAGCGCGTTGACAATTCCCCGTTCGTCCTCGTGGTTGATTACACCGGCATGACCGTGCCTGAGTTCGATGAACTTCGCACCCGTCTTTCCGAAAACGGCTCTGAGTGCCATGTTGCAAAAAACAGCTACATGCGCAAAGCTCTCGAGAACGCCAACCTTCCCGACATCAGCGATCAGCTGCTCGGCCAAACAGCCTTCGTCACCGGTGAATCCGATGTCTGCGGCGCGGCCAAGACTCTGAAGAACTTCGTCAAGGAGTTCAACCGCCCTGAAGTCAAGACCGGCATCCTCGACGGCGACGTCCTTGAGCCAGCTCAAATCACTGCCCTTGCCGACCTTCCATCACGCGAAGTCCTGCTTGGTCAACTTCTCGCAGTTATCAACGCACCGGCTACCCAGCTGGCCCGCGTGCTCAACGAGCCTGCTACATCGCTGGCCCGTGTTATCCAAGCGAAACACAGCGAGGACTAATTTTCAGTGCCAGGCGGTGCAAATCGACTGGCTTAACTGATCGCTTCTATAGCAAACCAAACAATCTGAACGGATGGCGTTCACCCCCTCCAGGGAAGCGCCTGATCAAAATAAGGTTCCCACGTCGGATCTTAGGCATAAGAGCTGAAATGTCCGGAAGCTCCGGGCGCGACGTAACCAACAAAAGGAGAAAAATAAAATGGCTGACTTATCAAAACTAGCTGAAGAACTGGGCAAACTCACCGTGCTTGAAGCCGCTGAGCTTGTAAAATCCCTCGAAGAAGAGTGGGGCGTTTCCGCCGCCGCTCCTGCTGCAGTTGCAGTTGCCGCCGGTGGTGGTGATGCAGGTGCTCCAGCCGAGGAAAAAACTGAATTCGACGTCGTGCTTGCTGAAGCCGGTGGTAACAAGATCGCTGTCATTAAGGCAGTGCGCGAAGTTGCTAGCGGACTCGGACTTGCAGATGCCAAGAAGCTCGTCGAGAGTGCTCCCACTCCCGTGCTTGAAGCCGCATCGAAAGAAGACGCTGAAGCAGCTAAGGCCAAGCTTGAAGAAGCTGGTGCCAAGATTGAGCTCAAGTAGTCCGCTACTTGTGCCTGCCTAGACTAGTTCTAAGCAAACCAAAGCTTTCTTTGTGTGTGGTGCCTCTGCCCACCAATGTGGAACAAGCGCCACACACAAGTCAGCTACCCCAAAAAAAGACAAAAACCGCATCCACGCGCGGTATTCAGGTATGACTGCCAAGGTCAACCACGGCGGCAAAACCTCCGCAGGCATACTTGAAACCCGCTCGTGAATCGCCAGGGAAGACGTTCCCCGGACATTCACTACAACCTAACAATCTGAAGCAATCAAGCTAACTACGGAACCCGGACTGGAAACAGTGCGGGTAATTCTGCCTAAGCGTGGAACGTTTAAATTAGCCGATTCTCAGGTTGTCATTACAAGCCAAACACCAGCTCATACCCACTAACTATTATGGCCGAACGACGCTACTACGGAACGATCGAAGAAGTTATCGAACCACCCAACTTGATTGAAGTTCAGAGCAAATCCTACGAGGACTTTTTGCAAGAGGACATCCCAGCTTCCCAGCGCGAGGACACCGGACTTCAAGCCGTCTTCCGAGAGATCTTCCCAATCAAAAGTTACGACGAGGCGATCACCCTCGAATTCATTTCCTATGACATGGAGGAGCCAAAGGCCACGGCCCTTCAGTCCCTGCAGACCGGTGAGACCTTCAGCGCCGCCCTTTACGTGACTTTCAAACTGAAAGACGAAACCGGCACCAAGAAAGAGCGTGTTTACATGGGCGAAATGCCTATGATGACCCGTCGCGGCACCTTCGTCATCAACGGCGCCGAGCGTGTCATCGTTTCCCAGCTGCACCGTTCACCCGGTATCTGCTTTGAAACATCCACTCACTTGAATGGTAAGCTTCTCCATTCCTTCCGCATCATTCCCGATCGCGGATCCTGGCTTGAAACGCAGTTCGATACCAACGATCTGCTCTACGTCTATCTCGACCGTCGCCGCCGCCGTCGGAAATTCCTCGCCACCACCTTCCTTCGCGCCATGGGATGGCCGACCGATCGTGACCTCTGCGAGCAGTTCTACAACATCGAGAAACTCAACCTCAAGAAGATCGTCAAGGACAACGATGAAGAGGAACTCGCTCAGAAGGTGACCTTCGAGGACATCTTGGACGGCGAAGTCGTCATCGTGAAGGCTTACGAGCCAATGACCATCGGTAACGTCAACCAACTCATCGAGCTGGGCTACAAGGACGTTGAGGTGATCGATTCCCGCGAAGACGAAATCCTGCTCAAGTCCCTGAAAAAGGACCCGGCACACGATGAAGAGTCCGCCCTGAAAGACATCTACCGCAAGCTTCGCCCGGGTGATCCGCCGACCACCACCAACTCTAAGGCCCTGCTTGAGCGTCTCTTCTTCGATGAAAAACGCTACGATCTGACCCGCGTCGGTCGTTACAAGATCAACCAAAAGCTGAAGCTGGACGTCGACTCCAACGCCCGGGTCATGGTGCCTGAGGATTTCCTCGGCGCTGTCAAATACCTCCTTCGCGTGAAGAAAGGTGAGGGTGTGCTGGATGATATTGATCACCTTGGCTCCCGCCGTGTGCGTGCCGTCGGTGAACTTCTGGGTAACCAGTGCCGTGTTGGTCTTGCCCGCACCGAGCGTCTGGTCAAGGAGCGCATGACCCTCTTCGATGTGAACCTCGAAGGCATGACTCCTCAGAAGCTGATCAACCCGAAGGCACTCAGCGCTGTGATCCGCGACTTCTTCGGTCGTTCCCAGCTGTCCCAGTTCATGGACCAGACCAACCCTCTGGCCGAGCTGACTCACAAACGCCGTCTGTCCGCTCTCGGACCGGGAGGTTTGAACCGCGATCGTGCCGGATTCGAGGTGCGAGACGTTCACACATCCCACTACGGCCGTATCTGCCCGATTGAGACTCCCGAGGGTCCCAATATTG
Protein-coding sequences here:
- the rplA gene encoding 50S ribosomal protein L1, giving the protein MSKKSKRYQKAAELVDIDKQYGLEDAVGLIKKFPAPKFDPTVTLSFKLGVDPRKSDQMVRGSVALPHGTGKQVKVVVFATGDAAKAAEAAGADEVGMEDLIKKVQEGFTDFDAAIATPDAMLEVRKIARVLGPRGLMPNPKTGTVTEDTAAAVNAVKAGRIDYKLDKNGNIAAAVGKASFSEAQLTENTNALLDSVVKAKPASAKGNYIENVTLSASMCPGVALDSSLYAIN
- the rplJ gene encoding 50S ribosomal protein L10 — encoded protein: MNPDKKYIIDELFERVDNSPFVLVVDYTGMTVPEFDELRTRLSENGSECHVAKNSYMRKALENANLPDISDQLLGQTAFVTGESDVCGAAKTLKNFVKEFNRPEVKTGILDGDVLEPAQITALADLPSREVLLGQLLAVINAPATQLARVLNEPATSLARVIQAKHSED
- the rplL gene encoding 50S ribosomal protein L7/L12 is translated as MADLSKLAEELGKLTVLEAAELVKSLEEEWGVSAAAPAAVAVAAGGGDAGAPAEEKTEFDVVLAEAGGNKIAVIKAVREVASGLGLADAKKLVESAPTPVLEAASKEDAEAAKAKLEEAGAKIELK